A genomic window from Methanobacterium sp. BRmetb2 includes:
- a CDS encoding adenylate kinase: MPKLILITGTPGVGKSTIASMLAKKINGHLIPINQVINDKKLYTGYDREKNFKIVDLNALCSEMEKIIAENQHDVLIVEGHLSHYIEKADIVIVLRTNPQILGERLKQREYSADKINENMEAEAIDLCTFEAFEIHGHKVNEIDNSELSPDEVVDLVIEIIKGNKKFQVGKIDFSEFLMEYKNTLLN; this comes from the coding sequence ATGCCGAAATTAATTCTAATCACTGGAACTCCAGGGGTAGGAAAAAGCACCATAGCTTCTATGCTTGCTAAAAAAATAAATGGACATCTTATCCCCATTAATCAAGTTATTAATGATAAAAAATTGTATACTGGTTATGATCGTGAGAAAAACTTTAAAATTGTTGATTTAAATGCTTTATGCAGTGAAATGGAGAAGATCATTGCTGAAAATCAACATGATGTTCTAATTGTAGAGGGGCATCTTTCTCATTATATTGAAAAAGCAGATATTGTAATTGTTTTAAGAACCAATCCTCAAATTTTAGGGGAACGACTAAAACAAAGGGAATATAGTGCAGATAAAATAAATGAAAATATGGAAGCCGAAGCTATTGATTTATGCACGTTTGAAGCTTTTGAAATTCATGGCCACAAGGTAAATGAGATAGATAACTCAGAACTTTCGCCTGATGAGGTTGTGGACCTGGTCATTGAAATAATAAAAGGTAATAAAAAGTTTCAGGTTGGTAAAATAGATTTTTCGGAGTTTTTGATGGAATATAAAAATACTTTATTAAACTAA
- a CDS encoding ribonuclease P, translating to MRRGRRPKWMLKIARERINILFRLADKEFQKHPERSNRYVKLARNIATKYNIKMPQIWRRRFCKNCYLFLKPGYNCRIRLSKSCVVISCLECGNVMRIPYIKEKKNKRREKVESYTIKKRANEPSSFCNDN from the coding sequence TTGAGGAGAGGAAGAAGACCAAAATGGATGTTAAAAATAGCTAGAGAAAGGATTAACATTCTTTTTAGATTGGCAGATAAAGAGTTTCAAAAGCATCCTGAAAGATCAAATCGTTATGTCAAATTAGCTAGGAATATAGCCACCAAGTATAATATTAAAATGCCCCAAATTTGGAGGCGTAGATTCTGTAAAAACTGTTATTTATTCCTAAAACCAGGATATAATTGCAGGATACGGTTATCTAAATCTTGTGTAGTTATCAGTTGCCTTGAATGTGGGAATGTAATGAGAATTCCCTACATTAAAGAAAAGAAGAATAAAAGGAGAGAAAAAGTTGAGTCATACACAATCAAAAAAAGAGCTAATGAACCGAGCTCTTTCTGCAATGACAATTAA
- a CDS encoding ribosome assembly protein YhbY, protein MNRALSAMTINIGKSGINENVIEEIKRQLKDKEILKLRFSKNISSQKESYISQIIEKSNSKLIDLRGNVAVIIKKKR, encoded by the coding sequence ATGAACCGAGCTCTTTCTGCAATGACAATTAATATAGGGAAGTCAGGAATAAACGAAAACGTTATAGAAGAGATAAAAAGGCAGCTTAAGGATAAAGAAATTTTAAAATTAAGATTCTCAAAAAATATATCATCCCAGAAAGAAAGTTATATTAGCCAGATAATTGAAAAATCAAATTCTAAACTTATTGATTTAAGAGGAAATGTTGCTGTAATAATTAAGAAAAAAAGGTAA
- a CDS encoding 50S ribosomal protein L39e, whose amino-acid sequence MSRNKPLAKKLRLAKANKQNRRVPLWAMLKTNRKVRTHPKMRHWRRSKIKA is encoded by the coding sequence ATGAGTAGAAATAAACCATTAGCTAAAAAATTAAGGCTTGCTAAAGCAAATAAACAGAACAGACGTGTACCTCTATGGGCAATGTTGAAAACCAATAGAAAAGTAAGAACTCATCCAAAAATGAGACATTGGAGAAGAAGTAAGATTAAAGCATAG
- a CDS encoding ribose 1,5-bisphosphate isomerase (in Methanocaldococcus jannaschii this enzyme is involved in conversion of 5-phospho-D-ribose-1-pyrophosphate to ribulose-1,5-bisphosphate using NAD as a cofactor; part of RubisCO pathway), with product MELDDIIISKAIVEEFTKEFMDYMEVDVAIGGGGPSGLAAGYYLAKSGLKVALFERKLSIGGGMWGGGMMFNKIVVQEESRRILDEFGINAIYYKDNYYVADSIETVSTLCSKATKAGLKIFNLMSIEDVMIRNEEIKGLVLNWSAVEMGGLHVDPLTMRSKAVVDATGHACEIVNVVQDKIGPKLNTENGKIMGEKPMWAEIGEKSIMDNTKEVYPNLYVTGMAANAVYGSPRMGPIFGGMLLSGEKIAEILIEKLK from the coding sequence ATGGAATTAGATGATATAATCATATCTAAAGCGATAGTTGAAGAATTTACGAAAGAATTCATGGATTATATGGAGGTTGATGTGGCTATTGGGGGTGGTGGCCCCTCGGGACTTGCAGCAGGGTATTATCTTGCTAAATCCGGTTTGAAAGTCGCACTTTTCGAAAGGAAACTCAGTATTGGTGGTGGAATGTGGGGCGGAGGTATGATGTTCAATAAAATAGTCGTCCAGGAAGAAAGCCGCCGAATTTTAGATGAATTTGGAATTAATGCCATTTATTATAAGGATAATTATTATGTTGCTGATTCAATTGAAACAGTTTCTACATTATGTTCCAAAGCAACTAAAGCTGGTCTTAAAATATTTAACCTGATGAGTATTGAAGATGTTATGATTAGAAATGAAGAGATTAAAGGATTGGTTCTAAACTGGAGTGCAGTTGAAATGGGCGGATTGCACGTTGATCCATTGACCATGCGTTCTAAAGCAGTTGTAGATGCTACAGGCCATGCCTGCGAAATTGTCAACGTAGTCCAAGATAAAATTGGACCAAAACTCAATACCGAAAACGGAAAAATAATGGGTGAAAAGCCTATGTGGGCTGAAATAGGTGAAAAATCCATAATGGACAATACTAAAGAAGTTTATCCTAATCTTTACGTTACTGGAATGGCCGCCAATGCAGTTTATGGATCTCCAAGGATGGGCCCTATATTTGGAGGAATGTTACTCTCTGGTGAAAAAATAGCAGAAATATTAATTGAAAAATTAAAATAA
- a CDS encoding GTP-binding protein: MDIDDKIQKIEEEIRKTPYNKATSHHIGKLKAKLSKLKEESLQRKSGGTKGKGFHVKKSGDSTVVLVGFPSVGKSTLLNDLTNAESKVGAYEFTTLDIIPGVMDYKGAKIQIFDIPGIITGASTGKGRGREILSVARNADLVVMVLDVFNPHHVNIIKRELGSVGIRPNEQKPDVTIKRNKLGGIHLSKTTKLTQIDEKTIRSILNEYGIHNADVLIRDDVNIDQFIDVLESNRCYIPTLVVLNKIDLVDEDYLNKLKEKFPDAIPISADRNLNIEKLKKEIFNKLELIRIYLKPQGKKADYDEPLIIRKGSNVKDVCSKLHRDFVKNFRHAKVWGSSVKFEGQKVGFEHVLNDEDVLRIIVKK; this comes from the coding sequence ATGGACATCGATGATAAAATACAAAAAATTGAAGAAGAGATCAGGAAAACACCCTACAACAAGGCCACATCTCACCATATAGGGAAACTTAAGGCAAAGTTATCTAAACTTAAAGAAGAGTCCCTTCAGAGAAAAAGTGGAGGAACCAAAGGTAAAGGTTTCCATGTGAAAAAGAGTGGAGATTCCACGGTAGTTTTGGTTGGATTTCCTTCCGTTGGAAAATCAACACTATTAAATGATCTGACTAATGCTGAATCAAAAGTTGGGGCTTACGAATTTACCACTTTAGATATAATTCCCGGTGTTATGGATTACAAAGGGGCTAAAATACAAATATTTGATATCCCTGGAATAATCACTGGTGCATCCACAGGTAAGGGGAGAGGAAGAGAAATATTATCCGTGGCACGTAACGCAGACTTGGTAGTTATGGTGCTGGATGTTTTCAATCCCCATCATGTAAACATAATAAAGAGGGAACTGGGAAGTGTGGGTATCCGTCCTAATGAACAAAAACCGGACGTAACCATTAAAAGAAACAAGTTAGGCGGTATTCACCTTTCTAAAACAACGAAATTAACACAGATAGATGAAAAGACCATCCGTTCGATACTTAATGAATATGGAATACATAATGCTGACGTGCTTATACGGGATGATGTAAATATAGACCAGTTTATTGATGTTTTAGAAAGTAATCGTTGTTATATCCCCACATTAGTTGTTTTAAATAAAATTGACTTGGTTGATGAGGATTATCTAAATAAACTGAAAGAAAAATTTCCAGATGCTATTCCCATATCTGCAGATAGAAATTTAAATATTGAGAAACTTAAAAAAGAAATTTTTAATAAATTGGAGCTTATCAGAATTTATTTAAAACCACAGGGCAAGAAAGCAGATTATGATGAACCACTTATCATTAGAAAAGGATCTAATGTGAAAGATGTTTGTTCGAAACTTCACCGGGATTTTGTTAAAAATTTCAGACACGCTAAAGTTTGGGGTTCTTCAGTGAAATTTGAAGGCCAAAAGGTGGGTTTTGAACATGTTTTAAATGACGAAGATGTATTAAGAATAATTGTTAAAAAGTAA
- a CDS encoding prefoldin subunit alpha encodes MEDQQKLQEIVNELNLYQSQAELLQQQIETIRVSISELEILEDTLDNIEGEEGAEAFVPIGAGSFIQADLKNTDQVIMSIGAGVAIKKKVTDAKETLKVQKEDLQKTESKMIENLQKLSDIIVKLSPQAEELLQKVRGSEE; translated from the coding sequence ATGGAAGATCAGCAAAAGTTACAGGAAATTGTAAACGAATTAAATCTCTATCAAAGTCAGGCAGAATTACTGCAACAACAAATTGAAACTATCCGAGTTTCTATTTCAGAATTAGAAATTCTAGAAGATACTCTCGATAATATAGAAGGAGAAGAAGGTGCAGAAGCGTTTGTGCCTATTGGTGCCGGATCATTCATACAAGCAGATTTGAAAAATACTGATCAAGTTATTATGAGCATTGGGGCAGGTGTAGCTATAAAAAAGAAAGTAACAGACGCCAAAGAGACCCTAAAGGTTCAAAAGGAAGATTTGCAAAAAACAGAGAGTAAAATGATTGAAAACTTGCAGAAACTCTCAGATATAATCGTGAAACTCAGCCCTCAGGCTGAAGAACTTCTACAGAAAGTTAGAGGAAGTGAAGAATAG
- a CDS encoding CBS domain-containing protein: MKVKNIMISEMDTINEDANLEDVLRNGIERERGSFIVTKGDENIGIVTTWDVLEAIAEGDDLSEIKVWDVLERELVTISPEATLKEAADTMVKNVVWRLLVEENDQIVGMISATDIFKAKLGK, from the coding sequence ATGAAAGTGAAAAATATCATGATTAGTGAAATGGATACTATAAATGAGGATGCTAACTTGGAAGATGTTCTCAGAAACGGGATTGAAAGGGAAAGAGGAAGCTTTATCGTTACAAAGGGAGATGAAAACATAGGCATTGTTACAACGTGGGATGTTCTGGAAGCAATAGCTGAAGGTGATGATTTAAGTGAGATTAAAGTTTGGGATGTCCTAGAGCGAGAGTTAGTAACCATTTCTCCTGAGGCCACTTTAAAAGAAGCTGCAGATACCATGGTAAAAAATGTTGTATGGAGACTTCTCGTAGAAGAAAATGATCAGATCGTAGGAATGATCAGTGCTACTGACATATTCAAAGCAAAGTTAGGCAAATAA
- a CDS encoding 50S ribosomal protein L18a, with product MKTKIFRIQGKFMMGENLQPFTKELKAIKEEDIYEKIYSEFGSKHGIGRDKIKIEEISEISIDEAQDTVIKTLARR from the coding sequence ATGAAGACAAAAATATTTAGAATTCAGGGCAAATTTATGATGGGTGAAAACCTTCAGCCTTTTACTAAAGAATTAAAAGCAATTAAAGAAGAGGACATATACGAAAAAATTTATTCAGAGTTTGGAAGCAAACATGGTATTGGTAGAGATAAAATAAAAATAGAAGAAATCTCAGAAATTTCCATAGACGAAGCACAAGACACGGTTATAAAAACATTGGCACGCAGGTGA
- the topA gene encoding DNA topoisomerase I: protein MHEVIICEKPKSSEKIASALSSNAVKKSYKRVPYYEFEENGKKTTVLAAVGHLYSLAPKNSRQKKIFDIDWKPLYEKDKSKKYVKNYIDAIIKFAKNADKFIHACDYDIEGTLIGYNALKYACGEKSLDNAFRMKFSTLTKEDVLDAYENPIDIDLKQVDSGIARHVLDFLFGVNISKYLTDSVMKATSRYIQLSAGRVQTPTLSILVDREKEIKEFIPEPYWMIKADLEGGILADHKRGKIFDKKEADSILKNCENKDALVESINLRESKKRPPVPFDLGTLQSEAYGLFGFSPKKTQQVAQNLYIEGYTSYPRTSSQKLPKSIGYDKILKKLGKNNTFKKHISKLKKPYFPKEGKKKDEAHPAIHPTGLIPKKLSTDSQKIYELIVYRFISVFSADAVTETMKVDLDIGNEEFTFSRRKTAKLGWLEHYPYRKIENDVFPDIKEEDVLKVLEIICDEKETKPPARYNQASLIRELEKRGLGTKSTRANIISILYDRKYIEGKQIEVNQLGEQLIDTMKKYCDKITSEELTRQFENELQEIIKGSIEKDTVIEEAKVEVTSILEDIENKKLKIGEELYEAYKESRIVGKCKCGNNLILINSPRTGSIFVGCSGYPDCKVTYPLPRGASILKTTCEKCGLPMISFGKPRQRACLDPDCGREGKKPSNEVVGKCPDCGSDLIKRSGRYGEFIGCSGFPKCRFTKSIEEEKQTN, encoded by the coding sequence ATGCATGAGGTTATAATCTGCGAGAAACCAAAATCATCTGAAAAAATAGCCAGCGCACTCTCCAGCAACGCGGTTAAAAAAAGTTATAAAAGAGTTCCTTATTACGAATTTGAAGAAAATGGTAAAAAAACTACTGTTTTAGCTGCAGTTGGCCATTTATACTCACTTGCACCTAAAAATTCCCGGCAGAAAAAAATATTTGATATTGACTGGAAACCTCTGTATGAAAAAGACAAAAGCAAAAAATATGTTAAAAATTACATTGACGCCATTATAAAGTTCGCAAAAAATGCTGATAAATTTATTCATGCTTGTGATTATGATATAGAAGGTACATTAATTGGTTATAATGCATTAAAATATGCTTGTGGGGAAAAAAGTTTAGATAATGCATTTAGAATGAAATTTTCCACTTTAACTAAGGAAGATGTGTTAGATGCATATGAAAATCCTATAGATATTGATCTAAAACAGGTGGATAGTGGTATTGCACGTCACGTACTTGATTTTCTCTTTGGAGTAAATATATCTAAATATTTAACAGATTCTGTGATGAAAGCCACCTCCAGGTATATTCAACTTTCTGCAGGTAGAGTTCAAACTCCAACTCTATCTATACTGGTTGATCGGGAAAAAGAGATTAAAGAGTTTATACCAGAGCCTTACTGGATGATCAAAGCTGATTTAGAGGGCGGAATACTCGCAGATCATAAAAGAGGCAAAATTTTTGATAAAAAAGAAGCGGATTCTATTTTAAAAAATTGTGAAAACAAAGATGCGCTGGTTGAAAGTATCAATTTACGGGAAAGTAAAAAGAGACCTCCCGTACCCTTTGATCTGGGAACTTTACAATCAGAAGCATATGGTTTATTTGGTTTTAGTCCAAAAAAGACCCAGCAAGTAGCACAAAATCTTTATATTGAAGGATATACCTCTTATCCTCGAACATCTTCACAGAAACTGCCAAAAAGCATAGGATATGACAAAATATTAAAAAAACTTGGTAAAAATAACACTTTTAAAAAGCATATTTCCAAACTCAAAAAACCTTATTTCCCCAAAGAAGGTAAAAAAAAGGATGAAGCTCACCCAGCTATACATCCTACCGGTTTAATCCCTAAAAAATTAAGTACAGATTCTCAAAAAATTTATGAATTGATTGTATACAGATTTATAAGCGTGTTCAGTGCCGATGCAGTTACTGAGACTATGAAAGTTGATTTAGATATTGGAAATGAAGAATTTACATTCAGTAGAAGAAAAACTGCTAAACTGGGTTGGTTAGAGCATTATCCTTACCGAAAAATAGAAAATGATGTATTTCCAGATATAAAAGAAGAAGATGTATTGAAAGTACTAGAAATTATCTGCGATGAAAAGGAGACAAAACCTCCTGCAAGATACAACCAAGCCTCTTTAATACGGGAACTAGAAAAAAGAGGATTAGGTACTAAATCAACAAGAGCCAACATAATATCCATCCTTTATGATCGAAAATACATAGAAGGAAAGCAAATTGAGGTAAATCAGCTTGGTGAACAGCTCATTGATACCATGAAGAAATATTGTGATAAAATTACCAGTGAAGAATTAACCAGACAATTTGAAAATGAACTACAAGAGATAATAAAAGGATCTATTGAAAAAGATACAGTTATAGAAGAGGCTAAAGTAGAAGTTACATCTATTTTAGAGGATATAGAGAATAAAAAATTAAAGATAGGTGAAGAACTTTACGAAGCCTACAAAGAAAGTAGAATTGTTGGTAAATGTAAATGTGGTAATAATTTAATATTAATCAATTCTCCCCGTACCGGAAGCATATTTGTGGGATGTTCAGGATACCCGGACTGTAAGGTAACTTATCCCCTTCCACGCGGTGCTAGCATATTAAAAACAACTTGTGAAAAATGTGGTCTGCCCATGATATCATTTGGTAAACCTCGTCAAAGGGCTTGTCTCGATCCAGACTGTGGTAGGGAAGGCAAAAAACCATCTAACGAAGTTGTGGGAAAATGTCCAGATTGTGGAAGTGATTTGATAAAAAGATCCGGCCGTTATGGAGAATTTATTGGATGCAGTGGTTTTCCTAAGTGCAGATTCACCAAATCTATTGAAGAAGAGAAACAAACCAACTAA
- a CDS encoding 30S ribosomal protein S19e produces MTTVYDVPADLLINQVSKQLKEEKEIKPPEWADFVKTGVHKERRPENSDWWYVRCASILRRVYIDGPTGINSLRTSYGGKKDRGSSPEKFKKGSGSIIRVSLHQLEKAGLVEKVESGRIITAKGKSFLDKASNAVKKEVPELAQY; encoded by the coding sequence ATGACTACAGTTTACGATGTACCTGCAGATTTACTAATAAATCAGGTTTCAAAACAATTAAAAGAAGAAAAAGAAATAAAACCCCCAGAATGGGCTGATTTCGTTAAAACAGGAGTTCATAAAGAAAGAAGGCCAGAGAATTCAGATTGGTGGTATGTAAGATGTGCTTCCATTCTTAGAAGAGTTTATATTGATGGTCCTACAGGCATTAACAGCCTTAGAACTTCCTATGGTGGAAAAAAGGATCGTGGATCCAGCCCAGAAAAGTTCAAAAAAGGAAGCGGATCAATTATAAGAGTTAGTCTTCATCAGCTTGAAAAGGCAGGATTAGTAGAAAAAGTTGAATCTGGGCGAATTATTACTGCAAAAGGAAAATCATTCCTGGATAAAGCATCAAATGCAGTAAAAAAAGAAGTTCCGGAATTAGCACAGTATTAA
- a CDS encoding translation initiation factor IF-6 (eIF-6; binds to the 60S ribosomal subunit and prevents its association with the 40S ribosomal subunit to form the 80S initiation complex in eukaryotes), producing the protein MIRRINLNGNPNIGVSVSATDDLAIVPINMLDSATDIIKECLEVDIIKTSISGSSLAGALSVGNSNGILLSRYALDSEIEKIKKSDVDVGRIPDRFTAVGNIILANDNGAIVNPLLSDESVEVIETVLDVDVVKTTVGGFKITGSVGTATNKGALLHPQTSKSELELVEKIMKVPADIGTVNNGVGLVGACTAANSEGIIVSQDTTGPELARIEESLGFLEGYL; encoded by the coding sequence ATGATTAGAAGAATAAATCTGAACGGGAATCCAAATATAGGTGTTTCAGTTTCGGCAACTGATGATTTGGCTATTGTCCCTATAAACATGCTTGATTCCGCTACTGACATTATAAAAGAATGTCTTGAAGTGGATATAATTAAAACTTCCATAAGTGGAAGCAGCCTCGCTGGCGCATTATCGGTTGGAAATTCCAATGGAATTTTATTATCTAGATATGCTCTTGACAGCGAAATAGAAAAGATTAAAAAATCAGATGTTGATGTAGGACGGATACCAGACAGATTTACAGCAGTAGGAAATATTATACTTGCAAACGATAATGGAGCCATAGTGAATCCATTGCTTTCAGATGAATCTGTTGAGGTTATAGAAACAGTTCTAGATGTTGATGTGGTTAAAACAACGGTAGGTGGTTTTAAAATTACCGGATCTGTTGGAACTGCCACCAATAAAGGCGCATTACTACATCCACAAACATCTAAAAGTGAATTAGAACTAGTTGAAAAAATAATGAAAGTTCCGGCAGATATTGGTACTGTGAATAATGGAGTAGGATTAGTTGGTGCCTGTACTGCTGCCAATTCAGAAGGAATTATAGTCAGTCAGGATACTACCGGACCAGAACTTGCAAGGATAGAAGAATCACTAGGTTTTCTTGAGGGATATTTATGA
- a CDS encoding 50S ribosomal protein L31e, whose protein sequence is MEKIYVIPLRKVKNVPRTIRAPRAIRQIKEFIQKHMKSDEIKLDASVNEKIWERGIQKIPPKIKVKAVKEEDGTVEVTLAE, encoded by the coding sequence ATGGAAAAAATCTACGTGATACCACTTAGAAAAGTAAAAAATGTTCCAAGGACAATAAGAGCCCCAAGAGCAATTAGACAAATCAAGGAATTCATACAAAAACATATGAAATCAGATGAAATAAAATTAGATGCCTCTGTTAACGAAAAAATATGGGAAAGAGGAATACAAAAAATACCTCCAAAAATAAAGGTTAAAGCCGTTAAAGAAGAGGACGGTACTGTAGAAGTCACCTTAGCTGAATAG
- a CDS encoding peptide transporter, whose product MNAKEFLSKYRTIIIIILLFSMMFYLRTESVNLSSVPQDMKSFYQDENGLPYFSEMDSYYNYRMTQDFLDHGYLGDTILDGVPWDLHSYYPPGRAADYPPLIVYVTAMVYKIVNAFTSVSLITVCYWMAAFIASLCVIPAYLFIKKITNDFGGITAAILVGTAPTYFSHTFAGFFDTDMFNMLLPLLVVWFFVESIRVSDIKMKGIYGVLSAVSMLVFSMAWVGWWYLFYLIIATVVIYLIVLKLFFKEKKEKKETNKPDKTKIDGSYIKKWLFDHPEIMSLLIFVVLSSLFIGLFFGFSKFASSLFEPFGFAQIQSVVQNTAYPNVYVSVSELQIPGFLEVVYGVGGVLPFVMGILSIVLLIQMIRGKGPGKKKEEVNSDKKSKKRKKKNKKAKKSQDAATKKSEPSTPFLTEDKKNYLLYIVLFALWLLITAYAVTKGVRFIAAFSLPIALGTGIFIGIGVLYLRNYIKNPRYCAIVALLIIAVVSYQSVSGAYSISSSVVPGTDDSMVNSLKWINQNTSKDTVITSWWDFGHLFAAVGDRPVTFDGGSQNTPRAYWVGKALITNNESLSAGILRMITSSGDEAYLTLDNYTKDTKKSVEILDTILGVDKQAAQSILTTQYNLSSSQASTILKYTHPDNPAPFVLITSGDMVGKAGWWSYFGSWNFDSNQGTQYGYYPAVASAPEQVINNTTIIQTVNIVTEEATVGVIGQINGTNITAVIAAKQGEEQQAIEPHKLIIIENGEVVKDELVSEDSPLSILLIKENDTYTAVIMNKELEDSMFTKLYYMKGTGLELFKLAKEDGEVLVWSL is encoded by the coding sequence ATGAACGCAAAAGAATTTCTATCCAAATACAGGACCATAATAATTATTATATTACTATTTTCAATGATGTTTTACTTGAGGACAGAATCTGTGAATTTATCCAGCGTTCCTCAAGACATGAAAAGCTTTTATCAAGACGAAAACGGACTTCCATATTTCAGTGAAATGGATTCTTATTATAACTATCGTATGACTCAGGATTTCCTGGATCATGGATATTTAGGAGACACCATATTGGACGGAGTACCATGGGATCTGCATTCATATTACCCCCCTGGAAGAGCAGCGGATTATCCACCTTTAATTGTTTATGTAACAGCCATGGTTTATAAAATTGTGAATGCATTTACCAGTGTGTCGTTGATCACAGTTTGTTACTGGATGGCGGCTTTTATAGCCTCTTTATGTGTCATTCCAGCTTATTTATTTATCAAAAAAATAACCAACGACTTCGGAGGAATTACAGCTGCTATTTTAGTAGGTACGGCACCCACATATTTCTCCCATACATTTGCCGGATTTTTTGATACAGACATGTTTAACATGCTGCTTCCCCTTCTGGTGGTTTGGTTCTTTGTAGAAAGTATTAGGGTTAGTGACATTAAAATGAAAGGAATTTATGGTGTTTTATCTGCTGTATCTATGTTAGTATTTTCCATGGCCTGGGTAGGTTGGTGGTACCTTTTCTACCTCATAATAGCCACAGTAGTAATATATCTAATAGTTCTCAAACTATTCTTTAAAGAGAAAAAAGAGAAAAAAGAGACTAATAAACCAGATAAAACAAAGATTGATGGATCATATATCAAAAAATGGTTGTTTGATCATCCAGAAATTATGTCACTCCTAATCTTTGTGGTTCTAAGCTCCCTTTTTATAGGTCTATTCTTTGGATTTTCTAAGTTTGCATCATCACTTTTTGAACCATTTGGATTTGCACAGATACAGTCTGTAGTGCAAAATACTGCTTATCCAAATGTTTATGTCTCAGTATCAGAACTACAAATACCCGGCTTTTTGGAAGTAGTGTACGGTGTTGGGGGTGTATTACCTTTTGTGATGGGAATATTAAGCATTGTACTACTAATTCAGATGATAAGGGGAAAAGGTCCTGGCAAAAAGAAAGAAGAAGTTAATTCTGATAAAAAATCTAAAAAACGTAAAAAGAAAAATAAAAAGGCAAAGAAATCACAAGATGCCGCTACTAAAAAATCAGAACCATCGACTCCTTTTTTAACTGAGGATAAGAAGAATTATCTATTATACATCGTGCTCTTCGCTTTATGGCTTTTAATCACTGCTTATGCAGTTACCAAAGGTGTTAGATTTATTGCTGCATTTTCGTTACCTATAGCTCTGGGTACGGGTATTTTTATTGGAATTGGAGTACTTTATTTAAGAAACTATATCAAAAATCCCCGCTATTGTGCCATTGTAGCCTTATTAATCATAGCAGTAGTATCTTATCAATCAGTTTCTGGTGCCTATTCCATATCAAGTTCAGTAGTTCCTGGTACCGATGACTCTATGGTTAACTCCTTAAAGTGGATAAATCAAAATACTTCAAAGGATACAGTTATAACCTCCTGGTGGGACTTTGGCCATCTATTTGCGGCAGTTGGAGATAGGCCCGTCACATTTGATGGTGGATCTCAAAATACTCCACGAGCATATTGGGTTGGAAAAGCCTTAATAACTAATAATGAAAGTTTATCTGCAGGAATACTGCGAATGATAACTTCGAGTGGTGATGAGGCATATCTCACACTGGATAATTACACAAAAGATACAAAAAAGAGTGTGGAGATATTGGATACTATTTTAGGTGTTGATAAACAAGCCGCCCAATCAATATTAACTACTCAATACAATTTAAGCTCAAGTCAAGCATCTACTATCCTTAAATATACTCACCCAGATAATCCTGCGCCTTTTGTACTTATAACCAGTGGGGATATGGTTGGTAAAGCTGGTTGGTGGTCTTACTTTGGAAGTTGGAACTTCGATAGCAATCAGGGAACCCAATATGGATATTACCCAGCAGTTGCAAGTGCACCAGAACAAGTGATCAACAATACCACCATAATCCAAACCGTTAACATTGTGACAGAAGAAGCAACTGTGGGTGTTATAGGGCAGATCAACGGGACAAACATTACTGCAGTAATAGCAGCCAAACAAGGTGAAGAACAACAAGCAATAGAGCCTCACAAGCTAATTATTATTGAAAATGGAGAAGTTGTAAAAGATGAATTAGTTTCAGAGGACAGCCCTTTAAGTATTCTCTTAATAAAAGAGAATGATACGTATACTGCAGTGATAATGAACAAAGAACTGGAAGATTCCATGTTCACCAAATTGTATTATATGAAAGGAACAGGTCTGGAATTGTTTAAATTAGCTAAAGAAGATGGAGAAGTGTTAGTCTGGAGTTTATAG